One window from the genome of Halomicrobium zhouii encodes:
- a CDS encoding DoxX family protein, giving the protein MSTNTANPLAGEFELAMDGPLTAYWLAILRVLTGWWFFHAGMTKLLEDGLAYSYGPMYMQGMEGTALGPIPVWMGNNLAWLIAPGVPLFETLIGLAIMAGVLTRLAAFGGAFFMVLFWVGNAGFGHGLVNSDLMGLLLFVTIMVLAAGRYYGLDAVIEKLQFVQQRPKLRYLLG; this is encoded by the coding sequence ATGTCTACTAACACAGCCAACCCACTGGCGGGCGAGTTCGAGTTGGCCATGGACGGGCCACTGACGGCGTACTGGCTGGCGATCCTCCGGGTGCTCACCGGCTGGTGGTTCTTCCACGCCGGCATGACCAAGCTGCTGGAGGACGGCCTGGCGTACAGTTACGGGCCGATGTACATGCAGGGCATGGAGGGCACCGCGCTCGGCCCCATCCCCGTGTGGATGGGGAACAACCTGGCGTGGTTGATCGCGCCGGGCGTGCCGCTGTTCGAGACGCTGATCGGCCTGGCGATCATGGCCGGCGTCCTGACCAGGCTGGCGGCCTTCGGCGGGGCGTTCTTCATGGTGCTGTTCTGGGTCGGGAACGCCGGCTTCGGCCACGGGCTGGTCAACAGCGACCTGATGGGCCTGCTGCTGTTCGTGACGATCATGGTCCTGGCCGCTGGGCGGTACTACGGCCTGGACGCCGTCATCGAGAAGCTGCAGTTCGTACAGCAGCGCCCGAAACTTCGGTACCTGCTCGGCTGA
- the nadE gene encoding NAD(+) synthase yields the protein MSDATTHPRILELPREETGLATSKPAVRRVQQLLPAFLEDGVAEAGADGLVVRLDGSVETAVAAALAVDAVGADRVTGLVMPAQLNDEAPARDAEAVASILDVDYRRLALQPLLTAFQRVVGTAGEPADDLVAVGNASERFRMACTYYVANTTNRLVVGTVTRTERLLGSVTKYGETGVDLSLFGDLYRTEIRALAREMDLPEVILDGTRRRTGNVDPTDAEKLGVEQTTLDGLLHFSIDEQRADAAVAERVDVDESVVRRARRWCARTRHKRHQPPKPSMAN from the coding sequence GTGAGCGACGCGACGACACACCCACGGATACTCGAACTGCCCCGGGAGGAGACGGGACTGGCGACGTCTAAACCGGCAGTCAGGCGCGTACAGCAGCTGCTGCCTGCCTTTCTCGAAGACGGCGTCGCCGAGGCGGGCGCGGACGGCCTCGTCGTCCGACTCGACGGGAGCGTCGAGACGGCTGTCGCCGCCGCACTGGCCGTCGACGCGGTGGGCGCCGATCGCGTGACCGGACTCGTCATGCCCGCCCAGTTGAACGACGAGGCGCCCGCCCGCGACGCCGAGGCCGTCGCCTCGATACTCGACGTCGACTACCGGCGCCTGGCGCTGCAACCGCTCCTCACCGCGTTCCAGCGCGTCGTCGGGACGGCCGGGGAACCCGCCGACGACCTCGTCGCGGTCGGCAACGCCAGCGAGCGGTTCCGGATGGCCTGTACGTACTACGTCGCCAACACCACGAACCGGCTCGTCGTCGGCACCGTCACCCGCACCGAGCGCCTGCTCGGCTCCGTCACGAAGTACGGGGAGACCGGCGTCGACCTCTCGCTGTTCGGCGACCTCTACCGGACCGAGATTCGGGCGCTCGCGAGGGAGATGGACCTCCCCGAGGTCATCCTCGACGGCACCCGGCGCCGCACCGGGAACGTGGACCCCACCGACGCGGAGAAACTCGGCGTCGAGCAGACGACGCTGGACGGTCTCCTCCACTTCTCGATCGACGAGCAGCGGGCAGACGCCGCAGTCGCCGAACGGGTCGACGTCGACGAGTCCGTCGTTCGCCGAGCCAGGCGGTGGTGTGCACGGACCCGTCACAAGCGTCACCAGCCGCCGAAACCATCGATGGCGAACTGA